The DNA segment ATGGCCATGCCGACACCGAAAAAAAAGAGTCCATCAATGACCCCCATCCCCAGCTGATCTAAGCCTACAGCCAGAATCGCTAGAAAAGGAACAATCGTAAAACCCGCCCATAGGAGCCATCTCTCTTTACCAGGACGACTATAAATTCCTGCACATAACGATGGAATGGCTAAAAAGGAGGAATATTTGCCTAATAAGTAACAACCTACAATTAGAAACAAACCGCTAAAGAATAATTCAAGCAGCGGATAGTTTTTTCTCCCTGAGCTATTCGTCCATTGAGGAATTAGAAATGCTGCAAAAAGCAATGTCATGTTGAGCCAAGCTAGGGGGATAGGGTTTAGAAACAAAACTAAAATCAATAAATGTAAAATAAACCAACCAATTCTGGTGAGTTGCGCAATTTTATAAACCCAGTGGGTTTCATTTTGGAATGGTACCATTCAACTCTCCCTCATGCTTTCGAATAGGAATCGTTTTACTAATTCAACACGTACTTCCTTTTTACCTTTTTTCAAAAGTCACATAAGTCATATGACTGCACATGATGATGTTATGACAAAGCACACTATTGAATCTGACCTCTTCTATTTCATAATAAAGATACAAATGAGAACAAAGGGGAGCTAGTAATGAGAAATTTTCTATATCGTCATGGATTAGTATTATTTTTAGTGGTTATGTTTGGAAGAGGAATTCTTGGGATGCTAACAGTTAAGGGTCTTCAAGTATTCAATCCTGCACTTACTATTCAGAAGGATTTAGGTTGGTTAGTTATGCTATTATATGCGGTCTGTGCGTTTTTAGCGGTAAAATGGGTAAAGGTTGATAAGGAAATCGGATTAATTAAAGCAACCGTCAAGGATTATTTTGTATGGTTACCAGCTCTTGCGATTCCGTTCACTTTGGCACTTCATTTAGGTTTTCACTCTACATGGAGCCATGTTCCTTTATTAATGATCGCCGCCATTGGGGTAGCTGTAAACGAAGAAATTCTATTTAGAGGTATACTTTTACGTGCCATGTTGCCATTCGGAAAAGCTGTCGCCATAATCGTTCCTTCACTTCTTTTTGGAGTAGCACACCTTGGTAATATTCTTGTCGGAGGGGATGTAATCTTTAGTCTCTTCCAGTTTGCCTGGACTTTCATCGCTGGCATGGCGCTAACCGCTATGCGTTTACAAAGTAAGAGCTTACTACCTGCCATCGGATTTCATTTTATTTTAGATGCTGTTGAGTATGCAGCCACTGGTGAATACGGCGTTCATAGTACCAACTTTTCACTTGGATGGTTATCCATATTTGTTCTGTTAAACCTGCTCTTTCTTGTTTATGCACTTTATCTATTAAAAAAGAAAAACAACAGTGTAAATGTTGGAATGGTTGCTTTTACTGCAAAATAATAGGGCTTCAAATGGGCGAACAGTGCGAGTCACTGTTCGTTTTTCTCTGTCTTTCAAGTATAATAACCGTATTCAGCTTTTGCATATGATAGATCTTTGAGAGAAATCTTATATATAAGTCGGATAATACAAAAAAAGAGGTTACTACATGAGTGAGAGAAGTTTTGAGGAATATAATTTAAGTGAAGAAATAAAAAGAGCACTAGCTGTTTTAAAATACGAAGAGCCTACAGAGGTGCAGGGTGAAGTGATCCCGCTGGCTTTGAAAAACCAGGACCTTGTCGTCAAATCACAGACTGGCAGTGGCAAGACAGCCTCCTTTGCTATCCCTATTTGTGAACGGATTGACTGGGAAGAAAGAAAGCCTCAGGCCTTGATTCTTACGCCAACTAGAGAGCTAGCTGTTCAGGTTCGCGAAGATATTACAAATATAGGACGGTTTAAACGAATTAAGGCGCTCGCTGTTTATGGAAAAGAGCCTTTTTCCAAACAAAGAGAAGAATTGAAGCAGAAAACACATGTTGTTGTTGGTACACCTGGCCGTGTCATGGACCATATCGACAGGGAAACCTTGGTACTTGATGAAATAAAGTATCTTATTATTGATGAAGCAGATGAAATGCTAAATATGGGCTTTATTGATGAGGTAGAGGCGATTATTAAGGAACTACCACGGGATAGAGTAACAATGGTATTTTCCGCTACTTTGCCAAAAGATGTTGAAGCTCTTTGCCATAAGTATATGAAGGATCCTGTTAATATTGAGATTGAGTCTACAGGAATCACAACGGATACAATTGAACATCGTGTAATCGAAGTGAAGAATGAAGATAAGCTTTCGCTACTTAAGGACGTAACTGTTGTTGAAAACCCAGACAGCTGTCTTATTTTTTGCAGAACGAAAGAACATGTCGATACCGTATATAGCGAATTGGAAGAAGCAAATTATTCATGTGAAAGACTCCATGGAGGACTAGAACAACAAGATCGGTTTGCCGTAATGGATGGATTTAAACTGGGCAATTTCCGTTATCTTGTTGCCACCGATGTAGCGGCACGAGGGATTGATGTTGATAATGTTTCACTAGTGTTTAACTACGATGTTCCTATGGAAAAAGAGAGCTATGTCCATCGCACAGGAAGAACGGGTCGTGCTGGCAAGCAAGGAAAAGCCATTACATTTGTGACTCCGTATGAGGAGAAATTCCTTCGAGCCATTGAACGGTATGTTGGTTTTGAAATACCTCGAATGGACGCACCTAGCCAAGGCGAGGTTGCTAAAGGAAAAGCAGCTTTTGAGGAAAAAATCAGTGGCCGTCGCGTGGTAAGAAATAATAAAACCGCTCGAATCAACCAAGGAATCACGAAGCTCCACTTCAATGGCGGCAAAAAGAAGAAGCTTCGCGCTGTCGATTTCGTTGGAACCATTGCCAAAATTCCTGGAGTGACAGCTGATGATATCGGCATCATCATCATCACGATCCATGACCAGATGTCTTATGTGGACATTCTTAACGGAAAAGGTTCACTCGTCATTCAGGCGATGGAGAACACACCTGTTAAAGGCAAGAAGCTGAGAGTGAGTAAAGCGGTTAAATAATGCAATTTATAATAGCGAACAGTGCTGCTGACACTGTTCGCTATTATATTTAGATATATTTCCTCAACTTCAACTTGGTTTTTTCATCCGCAAAGCACGCTTCCACACTATCGAGATAAATCTTCTTATAATCCTCTTCATTCATGTCGAATTCATCAAAGACAATCGTACATTCCTTCGCCATCGTTGTATCGGACACCGTTCTGTTATCGGTATTAACCGTTACTTTGATACCATCCTTATGAAAATCATAGATAGGGTGATCACTATATTGGTTCACTGCTTTTGTTTGGACATTACTGGTTGGGCACATTTCGAGGACTACCTGTTTTTCCTTTACTACATCATAGGCCTCTGCACAGTCTTTAATAAAGACACCATGCCCAATTCTTTCTGCCCCTAACATCTCAACGGCTTCAAGGACATTTTTTCCTACACCTGTTTCGCCGGCGTGAATCGTTACTCTATAGCCGTACTCTCTTGCTAATGCAATCGGCTCAACGAAGTCCCCACAGAACCCTTCCTCTTCCGATGCACATAAGTCGATGGCCACAACTCCTTTGCCAAGGAATGGCTTTCCTTTTTCCACAACCTCAAAAGCACTTTCAGCTGACATCGTTCGCATGCAGGAGAGAATGATATTGCCATTAATATCGAATTGTTTTTCAGCTTCTCTCATTCCATCAATGACGCTTTGGATGATTTCTTCGACAGATAACCCCTGAGCCGTGTGAAGCAATGGAGCAAATCGAACCTCCATGTATTTCACATTCTCTTTTGCAGCATCTTCAAACAGTTCAAAGGTAATTCTCTTTAAATTCTCCTGTGACTGCATTACTAAATTCGGAAGAGCAAAACGCTTCAAATACTCATCAAGAGATTCACAATCTAGTGGAGCAATGAGCTCTTGTTGGATCTCGTCCCTATCCAACGTAGGCAAACTAATGTCCTCTCTTTTTGCTATATCAATAATTGTTTCCGCTCTAAGGCTTCCATCAAGATGGCAGTGTAATTCAATTTTAGGTAAGGTAGTAAAATTCATAAGATGTGACCCCCGTCATTTTTTTATAAAAAAAAATTCCTGATTACGAAGAAAATACACATACATGTACATTCTTCGTAATCAGGAATTATTGGTTCCTGGTAGAGACCCCCAAACCATATCTTTGGAGTTATACGAACTTTGCTTATTTCATTGAGTCAAGATTAATAGAGATTGTTTTGGTTGTCAAGACTATTCCTCACATTACCCTGTGGCCAATTGCCATTCTTTTACGTTCTGCTTGGAATAGAGTTCATTGTAGTAGCCGCTCTTTTTCAATAGACTTTGGTGGTTCCCACTTTCTATGATTTCCCCATTTTTTATCACAAAAATCATATCTGCATTTAGAATCGTAGAAAGTCTATGAGCAATCATAATAATGGTTTTGTCGTGATCGAATTGGTTAATGGATTCTTGGACCAGTTTTTCACTTTCATTATCTAGAGCACTTGTGGCTTCGTCTAAAATAATAAGGGACGGATTTTTCAGGAATACACGCGCTAGTGCTACTCTTTGTTTTTGCCCGCCGGAAAGCTTTACTCCTCTTTCACCTATTTCTGTATCGTAGCCATTCGGCAGTGCGGAAATAAACTCATGAGCGAAGGCCTTCTTGGCAGCGGCAAAAATCTCTTCATCGGACGCATCCAGCTTTGCCATTTTTATATTATCTTTAATCGAGGTGCTATAAAGAAAGTTATCCTGAGTGACAATCCCCATCTGCTCCCTCAAACTTGCGATGGAATAATCCTTAATGTTGAAACCATCAATTAATACCTCACCCTTTGTAGCATCATACATTCTCAAAAGCAGCTGAAGGATGGTACTCTTACCACCTCCGCTCTCACCGACAAACGCATATGTCTTCCCTTTTTCAAGCGTCAATGACACATTTTTAATGATGTTGTTTTTACCGTCATACGAGAAAGATACGTTATTAAACTTAATAGATTGTGTGAACTGGTTTAGTTCAACTGGGTTTGCTTTTTCTATAATCGTGGATGGTGTGTGGAAGAAATCAAAGATCCGCCCCAGTGCAACGCTTCCCTCTGTAATGGCCGGGTAGGCATTGACTAAAGCTGCCACCGGGCTTCTCATTTTATCAACATAAGCAAAAAAGGCAATTAAACTGCCAATAGTTATACTTCCATCGATGACAAAAAAACTCGCCACAATCGCCACGATAAACGGAGTCATATCACTGAGCACATTGACGAGAGCTAACATGACCGCATTTATCTTCGCATGTTTATCTGTCAGTCTATCAAAATGGTGTAAATGCTGATTTAGCTCTTCTTTGTCTCGTTTTTCTGCGGCAAATAGTTTGGAGAGAAAAGCCCCTTGAATTTTTTCAAAAATAAATCCGCTCATCACCGATCGGTACTTCATCATGTTTCTGGTGGACTGTTTAAACCTTTTTGATAGAAAGTGGGCCAGAATAAATTGGACTCCCACCAACACCACCGACAGAATCGCTAACTTCACATTTAGGGTAAGCATTACTACGATGACACACAGCAACACGATCATTTCAATCCAAATGTTTCCGAAAACTGCGGTTAGAAAGCCACGGACCTTCTCAATATCATCGAAAAAGCGAGTTCCAATTTCTCCACTTTTGTTCTCTACAAAATATTTGGCATCCAAAGAATGGACCTTTTGAAAAGCGTCCTTGCGCAGCTGTTTGATAATGTTATTGTTGGCTTTTTGAATACAAAACTGCCTAACATATTCCATAGGTGTTCGGATGAGAAGGAATACCAGAATCATACTTGCAGCAATGTACAAAAGTTGTTCTAGCATTTCCGCTCGCGACAAGGATTCATTTTGAAGCAGTTGATCGAAGATATATTTTAAAATCAAGGGAACAAACAGCGGAATCAGGAAACGAAATAAACTCCCAACAAATCCAATGAGATAAAAGCGGCTTACTTGTTTTACATAGGGTAAGAATAACTTGAAATCTTTCATGCGATAAAACTCCTTTCATCAGCCAAATTTAGCTGGCAATTCGCCATACGACAGTAAGCAGTGGTTATCTGACAGTTAACTAGCTCTATGCGACAGTTAAATAACGCTATCCGACAGTTAACCAATGCTATCCGACAGTTAACTAGCTTTATGATTTCATTGTACGGTTGGATGTTACCTTACAAACCGCATAACTTTGGTATCAACCCCGCATGATTTACGAGTTTTACCGCATGATTTTGGCGGAATCAGTGCTGCATCTTTGCGGTTTTTGAATCCTTCCACTGTCGTAAGATGATTTCATACCAAATGAAAGGATGTTGTTTTTCATGAATAACCATACACAAGCACAGGCTCCATCCATGAGTTCTTTATTTTCTAACCGCTTCGTTCAAGCTATTTTACTATCCGGACTGTTCCTACAACTGGGAATCTGGGTACGTAATTTTGCAATTTTACTATTTGTAACAGAACAAACCAACAAAGATCCATTTGCCATTTCCATGATTTCTGTGGCAGAATTTGCTCCGATTTTCCTTTTCTCCTTTATAGGAGGAACATTTGCAGATAGATGGAGACCCAAACTCACGATGGTTCTTTGCGACCTACTGAGTGCCTTATCGGTGTTTGCCGTTTTACTAGCTCTTGTATTTGGAGGGTGGAAAGCGATCTTCTTCGCAACCCTTGTTTCGTCCATTTTGTCTCAGTTTTCGCAGCCTTCAAGTATGAAATTATTTAAGCTCCACGTTCCTGAATCACTTATTCAGATGGGGATGTCTATGAACCAGACGATTCAGGCTATCTTTATGATCCTAGGTCCTATGATTGGTACGTTGATTTACTTCCGATTTGGCATCAACGTTGCCATTGCAGTCATGGGTACATGTTTCCTGCTCTCTGCTCTTGTTCTTACCTTCTTACCTGCTGATAAAAAGGTTGAGGTGATCGCAGCCACAAATGTGTCTAAGGAAATGAAAATGGGCTTTCGTTATGTAATGTCTAATAAGCTTTTTCTTTACATGGGTAGTTTCTTCTTAGCAGCTGGAATGGGAATGGGTCTTATCAACCCACTTGGTATCTTTTTGGTGACGGAACATCTTGGCTTAACGGCTCAGAATCTGCAATGGTTTACAGCAGTGAATGGGGTGGGGATGATTTTAGGGGGCGTTGGCGCAATGGCTCTCGCAAAGAAAATTACGCCACAAACCATGCTATTAATCGGCTTTGTCACAAGTGCCACTTCTGTTGCGATTATGGGGTCGGTAAACATCATATGGGTTGCGCTTTTAACCCAGTTTATTGCTGGACTAATGGCTCCCCTTATTCATATTTCCTGTAATACTCTCATTCTCACCAATGCTGAGGAATCCTTCGTGGGTAGGGTGAACGGTATCTTAAATCCTCTTTTCATGGGAGGAATGGTGTTGAATATGAGTTTAGTCGGCATTCTTAAGGTGCAATTTCCTTTAACGAGTCTCTATTTAATCGCATCAGGCTTATTCCTAATAGGAGCATTAGCCATGCTTCCAATGCTTCGAATGAAACAGACTAAGCAAATGAAAGTAGCCAATATGCAGCATCATTGATTGGATTTCCACAATAGATAAGAGGCTGACTCATAATGAGTCAGCCTCTTATCCTTTTACAAGACGATCTGTCGATACAAAAATTCCGCATCCTGTCCTACCCCTAAAAGAAGAGCTGATCCTCTATGGTGCTGCCATGGCAATCCGAGGAAGTAAAGTCCTTCAATTTCTGTTACGCCTCGCTTATGTTTGAGTTTGCCGCTATTATCTAAAAGGTTTGGTATATCTATCCAAGAGTAATCCGCAACGAAACCAGTTGCCCAAATAACATTCTGCACGTTAATCGTTGAAAGGTCCTCAAATTGAATCTCATTTTGCTGGATGCTCTTGGTTCGTGCTTTAAGCGTTATTTTCTTTTCTCTTAATTTTTCTTTTAGCTCAAAACCGAATATCGGATCTGGTTGGCTTTGAACTTTTTTTCCAATAAAGGAATCCCGATTCGCCTGTAAAATACCAAGTTTGTCAAACCACCAAAAGATACTTTTACCAGCTATGCTTAAAGGGAGGAAACGTATTCTTTGCCCGACCGATAAATAAGTTTCGTGATAGTTTGATAGTTCTATTGCTATTTGTGCGCCGGAATTGCCTCCACCGACCACTAACACGGAACCCTCGGTTAGCTGTGCAGGGTTTTTATATTCAGAAGAATGGACTTGAACCACTTGTTGTGGAAGCTCTTGTGCAAATGATGGAATTCTAGGGGTGTGAAAGGGCCCTGTAGCTATGACGATTTTCTTTGTTTTTATAATGGAGTTTGTTGTTGATATGATATATGTATCGTTCTCTTTAAGAATCCTGTGAACTTGACATAAAAATTGAATAGGCAAATCAAATGTTTGTGCATACCGCTCTAGGTAATCAGCAATTTCATCCTTGGTTGGAAAACCGGTTGGATCACCATTTACTACCAAGCCGGGCAATGCACTGTAAGACCTCGGTGTAAACAATACAAGTGAATCATAACGTTTCCGCCAAACATCACCCACCGTTTTATTGTTATCCAATATAATAAAAGATAAAGAGGTTTGTTTTAAAAAATACCCCATCGATAATCCGGCTTGGCCAGCACCGATTATGACTACATCGTAAATCATCTATCTCACTCCTTTGTAGAACTATTTAATTATACTAGTTTTTTCCATTTATAAGCCATAAAAACTACTGGGAGTTCCCAGTAGTTTTCTATAAAAGTTTACATGTTCTTTACACTCTTACACTGATTTCAAATCCAACTCACTTGTAAAGTATGGATATACCAATGTAGCAGCGGTTGTTCTTGCTGCTTCTTCTCCCAATAGCTTCCCTACGAGATGGATCGACATATCGATTCCGGCTGATACTCCCCCAGAGGTAATTACCTGCCCATTATCTACGAACCGTACGTCCCGCACTACTTTAATATTTCGATAGGTTTTTTCCATATAATCATAGGCAAAAGGATGAGTGGTCGCTTTTTTATCAGCGAGAATACCGGCCTCAGCCAGCAATAGGGACCCTGAACAAACGGAAGCGATGGTTCTACCAGATTGACTGAATGTGGATATCCAATTTATTAATTCTCGGTCCTGAATACAGGTGTCAATGGCATGAAATGGCCCGCCTGGAACGATAAGAATGTCTAGGTGTTGGCTGATATTCTCAAGACTAAAGTCCGGAGTAATCTTAAGCCCATTATTCGATTTAACAATGCTGGCATTTTTGGATATCGTCCAGACCTTAAATGGCTTTCTTTCAACAGGTATACCTTTCGTTAACAATTGTGGTACTTCGTTAGCTGAATTAGTAGTTAACGAATATACCTCAAACGGTCCTGAATAGTCTAAAACATCCACGTTATCAAATAATAAGATTCCTACATTCCATTGTTTTTGCATATTATCCACTCCCATTGTTAATTATTAAAATCATCAAAGCCGCTTTCAACGGGGTTATAATGGTTTTTCATTGGTTTTTAGCTATAATGACTTTCATCCGCTTTATGAAGGACAGTTCTACCTCAATTTCCATCAAAACTGTCTTTCATCCACTTTATGAAGGACAGTTCTACCTTAATTTCCATCAAAACTGTCTTTCATCCACCTTATGAAGGACAGTTCTACCTTGATTTCCATCAAAACTGTCTTTCATCCACTTTATGAAGGACAGTTCTACCCTGATTTCTATCAAAACTATCTTTCATCCATATTGTTAGCATCTGCTCCTCTTAGGGTGTGATTGGTTATGCTCATTCTTTTATCTCAATTACGAACGGGAACGCTCTTACGGTTCCATTTTGTTTAAACTCGGCCCAAATCTTATAGATACCCGGCTTTTCAAAGGTGGTTTCAAAGATTGGCTCTTTCTCATTTGACGGATGAACATGAAGAAACTCTTTCCCATATTCGTCAAGAATCACAACATGCCCCATTGCCCCTAAATAGGGAGTTAAATTAGTCTGGTCCAATTCGAAGGATAACGTTACAGGGTCTCCGACCTTAAATGTACTAACCTTTAATGTGACCGTTTCTCCATCTACCTTTTTGCTAAAGGTCGTGTCTGGGATCAGTTCATGGCCGTGTGTCGAAGAGCTTGGATTCCCCACGATAAAGGAAACAGGCTCTACTTTATATGCGAAATTCTTCGGTTTTATATCAATAAACGCTTTATAAAAACCTTCTGGGAGGGTATTCTCAATCGTAAATTCGCCTTTACCAGTTCTCTCTGGGTGCACATGGTAATATTTCTGCAGCTGTTCATCCACAATGATGAGATGGAACTCTTTCTCATGATTGACTTCTAGCTCGTCAACCGGGTTGCCCGCTTTATCTTTCAAGAAAATCTTTATGTTCTTATCATCATTTTGTACAAATGCATTCACTTCACTGTCATCATGGGTGGTTCCAGAAGCGGATTCATGGGCATGGCCACCGCTTTCACCACTTTCTCCAGTTTCATCATGACCATTATCCATTTTCATTTCTTGATTGCTGTGGTCCTCTGTTTGAGCCGCGGTATTTTTATCCTCTGCAAACCATTTATCATAAGCCTCAAATCCAAGGATAACCACCGTCACATATAGAATCCCAGCTAATGCCCACTTGATCATGCCATCCACTCCTATTTTTGGGGACTGTCCCCAAGTTTTTATACACTTCTTAATGCGTCAATCGGGTTCAGCCTTGACGCTTTCCGTGCTGGTGCAATGCCGAAGATAATCCCTATTGCAGCAGAGAATCCCAGCGCCAATAATACCGTTGCTGTTGAAAGGGCGAAGTTTGCTCCAATTAACGCACATACCCCCCATGCAATTAACGCGCCAAGTAAGAAGCCGATTGCTCCACCAAAGAGTGACAAGAATACGGCTTCTAGTAAAAACTGCTGCTGAATCCGCTTTGGTTCTGCCCCGAGAGCCTTCCTTAGCCCAATTTCTGTGGTTCTTTCCGTTACTGACACCAGCATCATGTTCATAATCCCAATTCCACCCACAATAAGTGAAATGGATGCAATACCTCCCAGCATAAGAGATAGCATTGTAGTCATCCTATTAAACGATGCGAGCATATCCTGCATATTCATCACTGTAAAACTATTACCTTTGTAGTTGAACGCCTGTTTTAAAACCGCTTCAATATCAGCTGTTATTTTTTCAGAATGATTGGAGTCACCCATATACACATCCACACTAGAAATATAACCAGTACTAAGAATGCTCATTGAAGTGGTATAAGGAATGATAACTGCATCGTTATTAGAGGAATCAGAAAAACTGTTAGATTTCTCTAAGGTACCAACCACCGTATAAGTTACCCCAGAGATAAGAAGCTTCTTGCCAACAGGATCTTCTCCCCAAAACAATTCGTTTGCTATATTTGCGCCAATAAGGCAAACGTTATTTTTATTCTCGATATCAAGAATCGTCAGGCCTCTACCGGTTTCAACCAAGTCCTTATTTTTAGAAAAATACACATCATTTTTCCCTTGAACGGACACATCTGTTTTCTCGTTACCCTTATAAACCACCGTTGTGTTTCCAGAAAGGGTAGGTGAAACGCCAGCAACATCCTCGATTTCGGCAAGCTTTTGAATGTCACTATCAATTAACCCCTGCTTCAGTGGTGTTCCCATAGCTTGAACGGATATTTTATCTGCACCAAAGGAGGAAAACTCACTTGTCATTCCATTCATTGCACCTTTAACTATGGTAATCAATGCAATTATGGATGCGACCCCAATCACAATTCCGAGCATGGTTAGGAAGGAGCGCATTTTGTTATGGATGAGGTTCATCCAGGACATCTTCAGATTTTCCTTAAACATATACAGGCTCCTCTCTCAGTTTGCCGTCTAAAATGTGAACAATCCTGCTGGCATTTTTGGCAATCTCCATATCATGAGTTATCATAATGATGGTTTTTCCTTCTTGATGAAGCTCATGAAAAAGCTCCATTATTTGCTGACCTGTTTTTTGATCTAGTGCTCCAGTGGGTTCATCTGCTAGTAATATTGTGGGCTCCGTTACCATCGCTCTCGCAATGGCCACCCTCTGCTGTTGTCCTCCAGAAAGCTGATTCGGCCGG comes from the Neobacillus sp. PS2-9 genome and includes:
- a CDS encoding DEAD/DEAH box helicase — its product is MSERSFEEYNLSEEIKRALAVLKYEEPTEVQGEVIPLALKNQDLVVKSQTGSGKTASFAIPICERIDWEERKPQALILTPTRELAVQVREDITNIGRFKRIKALAVYGKEPFSKQREELKQKTHVVVGTPGRVMDHIDRETLVLDEIKYLIIDEADEMLNMGFIDEVEAIIKELPRDRVTMVFSATLPKDVEALCHKYMKDPVNIEIESTGITTDTIEHRVIEVKNEDKLSLLKDVTVVENPDSCLIFCRTKEHVDTVYSELEEANYSCERLHGGLEQQDRFAVMDGFKLGNFRYLVATDVAARGIDVDNVSLVFNYDVPMEKESYVHRTGRTGRAGKQGKAITFVTPYEEKFLRAIERYVGFEIPRMDAPSQGEVAKGKAAFEEKISGRRVVRNNKTARINQGITKLHFNGGKKKKLRAVDFVGTIAKIPGVTADDIGIIIITIHDQMSYVDILNGKGSLVIQAMENTPVKGKKLRVSKAVK
- a CDS encoding NAD(P)/FAD-dependent oxidoreductase, with protein sequence MIYDVVIIGAGQAGLSMGYFLKQTSLSFIILDNNKTVGDVWRKRYDSLVLFTPRSYSALPGLVVNGDPTGFPTKDEIADYLERYAQTFDLPIQFLCQVHRILKENDTYIISTTNSIIKTKKIVIATGPFHTPRIPSFAQELPQQVVQVHSSEYKNPAQLTEGSVLVVGGGNSGAQIAIELSNYHETYLSVGQRIRFLPLSIAGKSIFWWFDKLGILQANRDSFIGKKVQSQPDPIFGFELKEKLREKKITLKARTKSIQQNEIQFEDLSTINVQNVIWATGFVADYSWIDIPNLLDNSGKLKHKRGVTEIEGLYFLGLPWQHHRGSALLLGVGQDAEFLYRQIVL
- a CDS encoding ABC transporter ATP-binding protein gives rise to the protein MKDFKLFLPYVKQVSRFYLIGFVGSLFRFLIPLFVPLILKYIFDQLLQNESLSRAEMLEQLLYIAASMILVFLLIRTPMEYVRQFCIQKANNNIIKQLRKDAFQKVHSLDAKYFVENKSGEIGTRFFDDIEKVRGFLTAVFGNIWIEMIVLLCVIVVMLTLNVKLAILSVVLVGVQFILAHFLSKRFKQSTRNMMKYRSVMSGFIFEKIQGAFLSKLFAAEKRDKEELNQHLHHFDRLTDKHAKINAVMLALVNVLSDMTPFIVAIVASFFVIDGSITIGSLIAFFAYVDKMRSPVAALVNAYPAITEGSVALGRIFDFFHTPSTIIEKANPVELNQFTQSIKFNNVSFSYDGKNNIIKNVSLTLEKGKTYAFVGESGGGKSTILQLLLRMYDATKGEVLIDGFNIKDYSIASLREQMGIVTQDNFLYSTSIKDNIKMAKLDASDEEIFAAAKKAFAHEFISALPNGYDTEIGERGVKLSGGQKQRVALARVFLKNPSLIILDEATSALDNESEKLVQESINQFDHDKTIIMIAHRLSTILNADMIFVIKNGEIIESGNHQSLLKKSGYYNELYSKQNVKEWQLATG
- a CDS encoding MFS transporter; this encodes MNNHTQAQAPSMSSLFSNRFVQAILLSGLFLQLGIWVRNFAILLFVTEQTNKDPFAISMISVAEFAPIFLFSFIGGTFADRWRPKLTMVLCDLLSALSVFAVLLALVFGGWKAIFFATLVSSILSQFSQPSSMKLFKLHVPESLIQMGMSMNQTIQAIFMILGPMIGTLIYFRFGINVAIAVMGTCFLLSALVLTFLPADKKVEVIAATNVSKEMKMGFRYVMSNKLFLYMGSFFLAAGMGMGLINPLGIFLVTEHLGLTAQNLQWFTAVNGVGMILGGVGAMALAKKITPQTMLLIGFVTSATSVAIMGSVNIIWVALLTQFIAGLMAPLIHISCNTLILTNAEESFVGRVNGILNPLFMGGMVLNMSLVGILKVQFPLTSLYLIASGLFLIGALAMLPMLRMKQTKQMKVANMQHH
- a CDS encoding DJ-1/PfpI family protein — its product is MQKQWNVGILLFDNVDVLDYSGPFEVYSLTTNSANEVPQLLTKGIPVERKPFKVWTISKNASIVKSNNGLKITPDFSLENISQHLDILIVPGGPFHAIDTCIQDRELINWISTFSQSGRTIASVCSGSLLLAEAGILADKKATTHPFAYDYMEKTYRNIKVVRDVRFVDNGQVITSGGVSAGIDMSIHLVGKLLGEEAARTTAATLVYPYFTSELDLKSV
- a CDS encoding ABC transporter permease yields the protein MFKENLKMSWMNLIHNKMRSFLTMLGIVIGVASIIALITIVKGAMNGMTSEFSSFGADKISVQAMGTPLKQGLIDSDIQKLAEIEDVAGVSPTLSGNTTVVYKGNEKTDVSVQGKNDVYFSKNKDLVETGRGLTILDIENKNNVCLIGANIANELFWGEDPVGKKLLISGVTYTVVGTLEKSNSFSDSSNNDAVIIPYTTSMSILSTGYISSVDVYMGDSNHSEKITADIEAVLKQAFNYKGNSFTVMNMQDMLASFNRMTTMLSLMLGGIASISLIVGGIGIMNMMLVSVTERTTEIGLRKALGAEPKRIQQQFLLEAVFLSLFGGAIGFLLGALIAWGVCALIGANFALSTATVLLALGFSAAIGIIFGIAPARKASRLNPIDALRSV
- a CDS encoding CPBP family intramembrane glutamic endopeptidase, encoding MRNFLYRHGLVLFLVVMFGRGILGMLTVKGLQVFNPALTIQKDLGWLVMLLYAVCAFLAVKWVKVDKEIGLIKATVKDYFVWLPALAIPFTLALHLGFHSTWSHVPLLMIAAIGVAVNEEILFRGILLRAMLPFGKAVAIIVPSLLFGVAHLGNILVGGDVIFSLFQFAWTFIAGMALTAMRLQSKSLLPAIGFHFILDAVEYAATGEYGVHSTNFSLGWLSIFVLLNLLFLVYALYLLKKKNNSVNVGMVAFTAK
- the add gene encoding adenosine deaminase, which translates into the protein MNFTTLPKIELHCHLDGSLRAETIIDIAKREDISLPTLDRDEIQQELIAPLDCESLDEYLKRFALPNLVMQSQENLKRITFELFEDAAKENVKYMEVRFAPLLHTAQGLSVEEIIQSVIDGMREAEKQFDINGNIILSCMRTMSAESAFEVVEKGKPFLGKGVVAIDLCASEEEGFCGDFVEPIALAREYGYRVTIHAGETGVGKNVLEAVEMLGAERIGHGVFIKDCAEAYDVVKEKQVVLEMCPTSNVQTKAVNQYSDHPIYDFHKDGIKVTVNTDNRTVSDTTMAKECTIVFDEFDMNEEDYKKIYLDSVEACFADEKTKLKLRKYI